Proteins encoded by one window of Candidatus Odinarchaeum yellowstonii:
- the cas3 gene encoding CRISPR-associated helicase Cas3': MLQKYYDELVSANNWSKRRFIEKILAGISEEWDKKNIFIIEAPTGYGKSSISYAVAQYSFQKELKAIIVFPIRTLLEDQYNKFVQTLGSSTIALGRRYMEHSESMYLVEPITLTTIDTLSLTLFGIPPEEFERVAKSSWSGTSTGALGHYLFSYSSVLLANIVLDEVHLLADSTKSLNFLMLLIEEAVRNNQKLFLMSATIPTVLLEKIKNYKLKSNNEDLKNYLKIFNFNDEGYFDREFINERQGKRYQIIIEGLTEVEKFTKIMEVVNLGVAKGFKKIIAVFNTVSDAVQFYKILRDSLIVKDERILLLHSRFMKEDKSSKSEELEKIKKSGEYLIVTTQVIEAGFDISSNLFITEIAPANTLIQRLGRFLRYRETEGLAYIWFERDENNSLKRSGVKYKVYDLSLVDRTLKALIRNSEPDKFNKNIFSLNSSRLNFHVPESYKKFMDEVYLDTDFEINTLKIEKYMNILMDLEGFSSEAAKLFLELEGSFIRDEVIVPAIPRYFISEEQRLDEKIFQYVIPVSLSLLRNLKPLEVIVAEREKGENNLEYKKIKVEEALRNFSAPSSEILKQIYGRNIVAFIIEASYDKEFGLTKGD, encoded by the coding sequence ATGCTCCAGAAATATTATGACGAGTTAGTTTCAGCTAATAATTGGAGTAAAAGAAGATTTATTGAAAAAATTTTAGCGGGTATAAGTGAAGAATGGGATAAAAAGAATATTTTCATTATCGAAGCCCCTACAGGTTATGGGAAAAGCAGTATCTCCTACGCTGTGGCGCAGTATTCTTTTCAAAAAGAACTTAAGGCTATAATAGTTTTTCCAATTAGAACACTTTTAGAAGATCAGTATAATAAATTCGTCCAAACCTTAGGTTCTTCGACGATAGCTCTAGGTAGAAGATACATGGAGCACTCGGAGTCGATGTATCTAGTTGAACCTATAACTTTAACAACTATTGATACTCTTTCCTTAACTCTATTTGGGATACCTCCGGAGGAGTTTGAGAGAGTAGCTAAAAGTTCATGGAGCGGAACCTCCACAGGAGCTTTAGGGCATTATTTATTCTCTTATTCATCTGTTTTACTAGCAAACATAGTTTTAGATGAAGTTCATCTTTTAGCGGATTCAACAAAATCTTTAAACTTTTTAATGTTGCTTATTGAAGAAGCTGTTAGAAATAATCAGAAATTATTCTTAATGTCCGCTACTATACCCACTGTACTACTAGAGAAAATTAAAAATTATAAATTGAAGAGTAATAATGAAGATCTAAAAAATTATTTAAAAATTTTTAATTTCAACGATGAAGGGTATTTTGATCGAGAATTCATAAATGAAAGACAGGGTAAAAGGTATCAGATAATAATTGAAGGATTAACTGAGGTAGAAAAATTCACTAAGATAATGGAAGTAGTTAATTTAGGTGTGGCTAAAGGTTTTAAAAAAATAATCGCTGTTTTCAACACGGTATCAGATGCTGTACAATTTTATAAAATTTTAAGAGACAGCCTGATCGTAAAAGATGAGCGTATACTACTTCTTCATTCAAGATTCATGAAAGAGGATAAGTCTAGTAAAAGCGAGGAGCTAGAGAAGATAAAAAAAAGCGGAGAATACTTAATCGTTACAACTCAAGTTATAGAAGCTGGGTTCGACATCTCTTCCAATCTCTTCATAACTGAGATCGCACCGGCTAATACCCTGATTCAAAGGCTAGGCCGCTTTCTAAGATATAGAGAAACTGAAGGATTAGCTTATATATGGTTTGAGAGAGATGAAAATAACTCGCTTAAAAGAAGCGGTGTAAAATATAAAGTGTATGATTTAAGTCTCGTAGATAGAACTTTAAAAGCATTAATAAGAAATTCTGAGCCAGATAAGTTTAACAAAAATATTTTTAGTTTGAATAGTAGTAGATTAAACTTTCATGTTCCTGAAAGCTATAAAAAATTTATGGACGAAGTGTATTTAGATACCGATTTCGAAATAAACACGCTGAAAATAGAAAAGTACATGAATATTTTAATGGACTTAGAAGGTTTTTCTTCAGAAGCAGCGAAGTTATTCCTAGAACTTGAAGGAAGCTTTATACGAGATGAAGTAATTGTTCCAGCTATTCCACGTTATTTTATTAGCGAGGAACAAAGATTAGATGAAAAAATATTTCAGTATGTAATCCCAGTCTCACTCAGCTTACTTAGAAATCTTAAACCGTTAGAAGTCATAGTGGCTGAAAGAGAAAAGGGTGAAAATAATCTAGAATATAAAAAGATTAAAGTAGAAGAAGCGCTAAGAAATTTTTCAGCCCCTAGTTCAGAAATATTAAAACAGATTTATGGAAGAAACATCGTCGCATTTATTATAGAGGCCTCTTATGATAAAGAGTTTGGGTTAACTAAAGGTGATTGA
- a CDS encoding heavy metal translocating P-type ATPase, whose protein sequence is MVRDPVCGMEVDPEKTPFKTQVDGRTYYFCSESCLRIFESPERELKLMRRRLSVAVTGAIFLALLRAIAFLILAAGVTFFTWAPIGLLPWLNYGVILFIITTPIQFIGGWTFYKGAVKALRNRVANMDLLIAVGTLTAYIYSSIVVFAPSLLPFSSKDVYFDVAAIIIAFVLIGKYLEESIKKRSSATIRKLMDLSPTMARVLRDGVEETVSASSIRIGDLILVSPGEKIPADGVIVEGSSSIDEKMITGESVPVDKTVGGEVIGGTVNLTGFLKIKATKVGSDTVLNQIIKMVEEAQASTAPIQRIADRVSARFVPGVILAAFLSFLIWTIPLNNYSTGLLSFIAVMIIACPCALGIATPTALIVGVGKGAESGILIRGAEYLEAAQNLTAIVFDKTGTLTRGEPVVTDIIGFEAPSRDVILLAGIAEKRSQHPLSKAVQRKTLEYFNVIPEPVEFKYVSGAGNVAFYDSKRILSGGRRLLKEYNISIPTNVEEALTRLEAEGKTVSIICVDEKIKGLIAFSDELKPYALEAVAELKKMGLRTYILSGDNERTVKYIASKLGVDGYKANVPPWEKANVIKRLQSEGLVVAMVGDGINDAPSLAQANIGIALGSGSDIAKETGGIILVKDDLRDVVKGIKLSRRTMKTIKQNLFWAFIYNVIGIPVAGLGLLNPVFAAAVMSFSSLFVVSNSARLKKYSLNSS, encoded by the coding sequence ATGGTTCGAGACCCTGTCTGCGGCATGGAAGTCGACCCTGAGAAGACACCGTTTAAAACACAGGTGGATGGTCGCACATATTATTTTTGCAGTGAGAGCTGTCTGAGAATCTTTGAATCCCCTGAGAGGGAGCTTAAATTAATGCGGAGAAGGCTTAGCGTGGCGGTTACTGGGGCTATTTTCTTAGCTTTACTTCGCGCTATAGCATTTTTAATTTTAGCCGCTGGTGTGACTTTTTTCACTTGGGCTCCTATAGGCTTGCTTCCCTGGTTGAATTACGGTGTAATCTTATTCATCATCACTACGCCGATTCAATTCATAGGAGGCTGGACTTTCTATAAGGGTGCGGTTAAAGCTTTAAGGAATCGTGTAGCGAACATGGATTTGCTGATCGCGGTCGGAACTTTAACCGCTTACATTTACAGTTCTATAGTGGTTTTCGCTCCAAGTCTTCTACCCTTCTCTTCAAAAGACGTTTACTTTGATGTAGCGGCTATCATTATCGCCTTCGTTTTAATAGGTAAATATTTAGAGGAGTCTATTAAGAAGAGGAGTTCCGCTACTATTCGGAAGCTGATGGATTTATCTCCTACGATGGCTCGTGTTCTTCGAGATGGTGTGGAGGAGACTGTCTCCGCTTCTAGCATTCGAATCGGTGATTTAATTCTAGTTTCTCCAGGTGAGAAGATCCCCGCTGACGGCGTTATCGTAGAGGGTTCATCTTCTATAGATGAGAAGATGATTACAGGTGAGTCTGTGCCTGTTGATAAGACTGTAGGTGGTGAAGTGATTGGGGGTACTGTGAACTTAACCGGTTTTCTAAAGATTAAAGCTACCAAAGTAGGATCTGATACTGTTTTAAACCAGATCATCAAAATGGTTGAGGAGGCACAAGCCTCCACAGCTCCTATTCAGAGAATAGCCGACAGGGTTTCAGCTAGATTTGTCCCCGGCGTTATTTTAGCGGCTTTTCTCTCTTTTCTCATATGGACGATTCCACTTAACAATTACAGCACGGGTTTACTCTCTTTCATCGCGGTTATGATTATAGCCTGCCCGTGTGCTTTAGGGATCGCTACGCCAACCGCTTTAATCGTCGGTGTAGGTAAAGGAGCTGAATCCGGGATTTTAATACGTGGAGCAGAGTACTTGGAGGCTGCTCAAAATCTCACAGCTATAGTCTTCGATAAAACCGGTACATTAACTAGAGGTGAACCTGTGGTAACTGATATTATAGGCTTCGAAGCCCCCAGTAGAGATGTTATACTGTTAGCTGGGATAGCTGAGAAACGCTCTCAGCACCCTTTATCTAAGGCTGTTCAGCGTAAAACGCTTGAATACTTTAACGTGATTCCTGAGCCTGTTGAATTCAAGTATGTTTCAGGCGCCGGTAACGTGGCGTTCTATGATTCTAAGAGGATTTTAAGCGGTGGTAGACGTCTTCTAAAAGAATATAATATTTCTATTCCCACCAACGTTGAAGAAGCTTTAACTAGGCTTGAAGCTGAGGGTAAAACCGTCTCCATTATATGTGTTGATGAAAAAATTAAAGGTTTAATCGCGTTCTCAGATGAGCTTAAACCATACGCTTTAGAGGCTGTAGCTGAGCTTAAAAAGATGGGTTTACGGACTTATATTTTAAGCGGGGATAACGAGCGGACTGTTAAATACATCGCTTCTAAACTGGGAGTAGACGGTTATAAGGCGAATGTTCCTCCTTGGGAGAAAGCTAACGTAATTAAAAGATTGCAGTCTGAGGGCTTAGTTGTAGCTATGGTAGGTGACGGTATTAACGACGCTCCTTCTCTGGCTCAAGCTAACATCGGGATCGCTTTAGGAAGCGGCTCTGATATAGCTAAGGAGACTGGGGGTATCATCCTTGTTAAAGACGATCTCCGCGACGTGGTGAAAGGTATTAAACTCAGCCGTCGAACGATGAAAACTATTAAGCAGAATTTATTCTGGGCTTTCATCTATAATGTTATCGGTATACCTGTAGCGGGTTTAGGATTATTGAACCCTGTTTTCGCAGCCGCGGTGATGTCTTTCAGCTCTCTTTTCGTTGTCAGTAACTCTGCTAGACTTAAAAAGTATAGTTTAAACTCTTCTTAA
- a CDS encoding HesA/MoeB/ThiF family protein: MFTDEELERYSRQLVLPRIGREGQLKLKNSRVCIIGVGGLGWLTSLQLAAMGVGYLRLVDRDIVELSNLQRQLLFEVDDINKSKSETAARRIKRVNPNIHVDPLMVSINLDNVHDIIRGFDVVVDCLDNFKARMILNYACVKAGEPLVYASAIRLYGAVHTVIPGVSACLECLYGDVESLEAESCAEAGVLPTILGAVSSMASQEVLNILLNGEPALSKSMLVMDFESCEFDKIFLERNPNCRICGVNRVDLKPTGEIPVERLCTEGSYMISPLKPVRLDLKKLEDQIRLKYQVYKTTPVFIEFYYAPEITVTLVRSGGILFKGVSSEEEARRIYRDLQPLIEASKS, translated from the coding sequence ATGTTCACTGATGAAGAATTGGAGAGATATTCTAGACAGCTTGTTTTACCTAGGATCGGTCGTGAAGGCCAGTTGAAGCTTAAAAACAGCCGTGTCTGCATTATAGGGGTTGGGGGTTTAGGCTGGTTGACTAGTCTTCAACTTGCGGCTATGGGTGTAGGCTACCTTAGACTGGTTGACCGTGACATAGTTGAGCTTTCTAACCTGCAACGCCAGCTTTTATTCGAAGTCGACGATATTAATAAATCTAAGTCTGAAACCGCTGCAAGACGGATTAAACGAGTTAACCCTAATATTCACGTGGATCCTTTAATGGTTTCAATTAATTTAGATAATGTTCACGATATTATACGCGGCTTCGATGTGGTGGTTGATTGCCTGGATAATTTTAAAGCTCGCATGATCTTAAACTACGCTTGTGTGAAAGCCGGTGAACCTTTAGTATACGCTTCAGCTATTAGATTATACGGGGCTGTTCACACTGTGATCCCCGGTGTCTCAGCTTGCTTAGAGTGCTTGTACGGGGATGTTGAGTCGCTTGAAGCTGAAAGCTGCGCTGAGGCTGGTGTTCTCCCAACTATTTTGGGGGCTGTCTCCAGTATGGCGTCCCAAGAGGTTTTAAATATTCTTTTAAACGGTGAGCCGGCTCTTTCGAAATCTATGCTTGTAATGGATTTTGAAAGCTGTGAGTTTGATAAAATATTTTTAGAGCGGAACCCTAATTGTAGGATTTGCGGCGTTAACCGTGTTGATTTGAAGCCTACAGGTGAGATACCTGTTGAGCGTCTTTGCACTGAAGGCTCTTATATGATCTCCCCGCTTAAACCTGTTAGACTTGATCTTAAAAAACTTGAGGATCAGATTCGCTTAAAATACCAGGTTTATAAGACTACCCCGGTTTTCATCGAATTCTACTATGCGCCTGAAATCACGGTTACACTGGTTAGAAGCGGTGGAATCCTATTTAAAGGTGTAAGCAGTGAGGAGGAGGCTAGACGAATCTACCGGGATCTTCAACCTTTAATCGAGGCTTCTAAGAGCTGA
- the cas6 gene encoding CRISPR system precrRNA processing endoribonuclease RAMP protein Cas6, with the protein MSVNSPEPFMLQSFSGYAVRGLFYSIVKSVDESYAELIHNSKDLSPFSVSPIFELSERGFRPCFDRVNSGPLEVHFTLFEDRLNDVLISFIQGKLGGGEILVGKSRVFFSKIFFNELYYEEFYKNAAPIQDFKIKFLTPTYFRMTPLSILSKDKRRLKVGRSGCRFLLFPDPILLFKSIARIWRSFSHYSLDLNDFIDWLEYGGIAVSGYPNGIRTHIVYEHLTTNKWCIGFTGTVQFTIIKDLYDEKMAKIAAALLKFAEYSNVGGGRTAGLGVVKFLPRSADEIRDVNSDQAEIS; encoded by the coding sequence TTGAGTGTTAACTCGCCTGAGCCTTTTATGTTGCAGAGTTTTTCAGGGTATGCTGTCCGCGGCTTATTTTATAGTATTGTTAAGTCTGTTGACGAGTCTTATGCTGAGTTGATTCATAACTCGAAGGATTTATCTCCTTTTAGTGTTTCCCCTATATTTGAGTTGAGTGAGAGGGGTTTTCGGCCTTGTTTTGATCGTGTTAATAGTGGTCCTTTAGAGGTCCATTTCACATTGTTTGAGGATAGGTTGAATGATGTTTTAATAAGTTTTATTCAGGGTAAGCTTGGCGGAGGTGAAATATTGGTAGGCAAGTCGCGGGTGTTTTTTTCAAAGATTTTTTTCAACGAGCTTTATTATGAGGAATTTTATAAGAATGCGGCTCCCATCCAGGATTTTAAGATAAAATTTCTAACGCCCACTTATTTTAGGATGACTCCGCTATCAATTTTATCTAAGGATAAGAGGCGGCTTAAAGTTGGTAGATCTGGTTGCAGATTTCTTCTTTTCCCCGACCCGATTTTACTGTTTAAGAGTATTGCTAGGATTTGGCGGAGTTTTTCTCATTATTCTCTGGATCTTAACGATTTTATAGATTGGCTTGAGTACGGGGGAATAGCGGTTTCAGGGTATCCTAACGGGATAAGAACCCACATAGTATATGAGCATCTTACCACTAATAAATGGTGTATCGGGTTTACAGGTACAGTTCAATTCACCATCATTAAAGACTTATACGATGAAAAAATGGCTAAAATCGCGGCTGCGTTGCTTAAATTCGCCGAGTACTCTAATGTAGGAGGTGGTAGGACAGCAGGGCTTGGAGTTGTAAAATTTTTACCTAGATCCGCGGATGAAATTAGAGATGTAAACAGCGATCAAGCCGAGATCAGTTAA
- a CDS encoding cation transporter produces the protein MSSNKIVEKKIPVRGVNCAKCRLDIENILSRVDGVADAKMDYMSGVVSVKYDYSRVDLPELERLIENLGYNVAYKDYEGGLARLKGLLKKKRALRKIDDHTFSGLVLETVKPVVLLVYRGDCGGCERLESFLASLASDFKDKIYFYKLDCSFSSICKRYNISQTPVVLIFQAGLLRESLPSSIGEGEVKRRVAVLLNST, from the coding sequence GTGAGCTCGAATAAGATAGTTGAGAAGAAGATTCCTGTCCGCGGCGTTAACTGTGCTAAATGTAGGCTGGATATCGAGAATATTTTAAGCAGGGTTGACGGTGTAGCTGACGCTAAAATGGATTATATGAGCGGTGTAGTCTCCGTGAAATACGATTATAGCCGTGTTGATTTACCTGAACTGGAGAGATTGATTGAAAACTTGGGTTATAATGTAGCCTATAAAGATTATGAGGGTGGTTTAGCAAGGTTGAAGGGATTGCTTAAGAAGAAGAGGGCGCTGCGAAAAATCGACGATCACACTTTTTCAGGGCTAGTTTTAGAAACAGTTAAGCCTGTGGTGCTGTTAGTTTACCGCGGGGATTGCGGTGGTTGTGAGCGTTTAGAATCTTTTTTAGCTTCTTTAGCATCAGATTTCAAGGATAAGATCTACTTTTATAAGCTTGACTGTTCATTTTCCTCTATATGTAAGCGCTATAATATCTCGCAGACGCCTGTTGTTCTAATATTCCAAGCCGGTTTACTGCGTGAATCTCTTCCCTCCTCTATCGGCGAGGGTGAGGTTAAGAGAAGGGTGGCTGTTTTACTTAACTCTACCTGA
- the cas7a gene encoding type I-A CRISPR-associated protein Cas7/Csa2 — MKDLFISVRGRLLLNVEAMNMVESLGNYVKHRKVPVLVPQKEGFVTYFVPAISGETIAHGFQKIIAEEAVKNNLPVCKLCKAGVFLKSTNKNVFEEAFSNKSDDKNIEEVIVKNCTVEDIGGFLYAEKGNVKRTSNFYVGYMIPVKETLEHVVIDPQLHSRYALGTKFVSEEGQRIYYVEVSSSLYTFSLDLDTRYIGKLTFEYENAGKDVVTGEERIKRLDAVLDSLKIFLLENCFGAKKTRFLPTGDWDSIVIGVSDNTWTVSSPFTESYIDNSIKKKSKVDYNTELYIGRKIDNNIDETIITAVEKTKQRIRGK, encoded by the coding sequence ATGAAAGATTTGTTTATCTCCGTTAGAGGCCGCCTACTATTAAACGTTGAAGCTATGAATATGGTGGAATCACTCGGAAACTATGTAAAACATAGAAAAGTTCCTGTTTTAGTCCCTCAGAAAGAAGGTTTCGTAACATACTTCGTTCCAGCGATATCCGGTGAAACTATAGCGCATGGGTTTCAAAAAATAATAGCTGAGGAAGCTGTTAAAAATAATCTTCCTGTTTGCAAACTTTGCAAGGCCGGTGTGTTCTTAAAAAGCACTAATAAAAACGTTTTCGAGGAGGCTTTCTCAAATAAGAGTGATGATAAAAATATTGAAGAGGTTATAGTAAAAAACTGTACGGTAGAAGATATCGGAGGATTCCTTTACGCTGAAAAAGGTAATGTTAAGAGAACATCTAATTTTTACGTCGGTTACATGATTCCAGTTAAAGAGACATTAGAACACGTTGTCATAGATCCGCAATTACACTCCAGGTATGCTCTAGGAACCAAATTTGTCAGCGAGGAAGGGCAAAGGATATACTATGTTGAAGTATCCTCCTCACTATACACGTTCAGCCTAGATCTAGATACAAGATACATAGGTAAATTAACATTTGAATATGAAAACGCTGGTAAAGACGTTGTAACAGGAGAGGAGCGTATTAAAAGACTGGACGCAGTCTTAGATAGCTTGAAAATTTTTCTACTCGAAAACTGTTTCGGAGCCAAAAAAACAAGGTTCCTCCCAACAGGAGACTGGGATTCAATAGTAATAGGTGTATCCGACAATACGTGGACGGTAAGCAGCCCATTTACAGAAAGTTACATAGACAACTCTATTAAAAAGAAATCTAAGGTAGACTATAACACTGAGCTCTACATAGGTAGAAAAATAGATAACAATATAGATGAAACTATAATAACCGCTGTTGAAAAAACTAAGCAGAGAATCAGAGGCAAATAA
- a CDS encoding B12-binding domain-containing radical SAM protein, whose product MRVCLVNPVVHEFGQAYDSRAAGPPLGVLYLAGVLAREGVEVEVVDQAGEWLSDAALIDRVKRCDPDVVGFSTLTANGAVAARQAFMLKNWNPNLKIVFGGYHATINGHRVLGKYPFIDYVIRGEGEYSLPVLVEALQKGGGVSEIREVPGIIYRENGVIKYGAEERGVRNLDELPFPDRRLILDNDYGYISGTKMPKFTFILTSRGCPYNCTYCSCAAFTKRRINLRSVGNVLDELEEIESLGYRNVLFTDDNFTVNRRRVIEICKGIRKRKIDLNWIAEGRVDSAHFDMLKAMADAGCKIIYYGVESGNQRILDYYRKGTRVEQAVDAVEKARRAGIDIITATFIVGAPGETLREVVDTLKFAQKLDIDFPQFNILAAIPGAKIYDDLAAAGYINVEETWESAPNVASFHPDCVPEKTLNQLILKYYREFAMRKEFIFKEVLRTLSSGYRLKLVVSNLKSSRVFYNQLTGAFSS is encoded by the coding sequence ATGAGGGTGTGTTTGGTTAACCCGGTTGTTCACGAGTTCGGTCAAGCTTATGATTCTAGGGCTGCTGGTCCCCCGCTTGGGGTATTGTATTTGGCTGGTGTTTTAGCTAGGGAGGGGGTGGAGGTTGAGGTTGTGGATCAGGCTGGTGAGTGGCTGTCGGATGCGGCTTTGATAGATAGGGTTAAAAGGTGTGACCCTGATGTTGTAGGTTTTTCGACTTTAACTGCGAATGGGGCTGTGGCTGCCAGGCAGGCTTTCATGTTGAAGAATTGGAATCCGAATTTGAAGATTGTTTTCGGAGGTTATCACGCGACTATTAACGGGCATCGGGTGTTGGGGAAGTATCCGTTTATAGATTATGTGATTAGAGGTGAAGGGGAGTATAGTTTACCTGTTTTAGTTGAGGCTTTACAGAAGGGTGGGGGGGTTAGCGAGATTAGAGAGGTCCCCGGGATCATCTACAGGGAGAACGGTGTTATAAAATATGGGGCGGAGGAGAGGGGTGTTAGAAACTTGGATGAGCTTCCTTTCCCTGATAGAAGGTTGATATTAGATAACGATTACGGGTATATTTCAGGCACGAAGATGCCTAAGTTCACTTTTATTTTAACTTCACGGGGGTGTCCTTATAATTGCACTTATTGCAGTTGCGCGGCGTTCACGAAGCGGAGGATTAATTTGAGAAGCGTGGGGAATGTTTTAGATGAATTAGAGGAGATTGAAAGCTTAGGGTACAGAAATGTTCTCTTCACAGATGATAATTTCACGGTGAACAGGCGGAGAGTAATAGAGATATGTAAAGGGATAAGGAAGAGAAAGATTGATTTAAACTGGATAGCTGAAGGCCGAGTGGATTCAGCTCACTTCGACATGTTGAAGGCGATGGCGGATGCCGGGTGCAAAATCATATACTACGGGGTTGAGAGCGGAAACCAGAGGATACTAGATTATTATAGGAAGGGCACGCGCGTAGAGCAGGCGGTGGATGCGGTTGAAAAAGCCAGACGCGCAGGCATAGATATTATAACAGCGACTTTTATCGTAGGAGCCCCAGGGGAGACGCTTAGAGAAGTCGTGGACACTTTGAAATTCGCGCAGAAACTAGACATCGACTTCCCCCAGTTCAATATTCTAGCAGCGATACCCGGGGCTAAAATATATGATGATTTAGCGGCTGCAGGTTACATAAACGTTGAGGAAACCTGGGAGAGCGCGCCTAACGTGGCTTCATTCCACCCGGATTGTGTACCGGAGAAAACCTTAAACCAGTTGATATTAAAATATTACAGGGAGTTTGCGATGAGAAAAGAGTTTATTTTCAAAGAGGTGTTGAGAACTTTAAGCAGCGGCTACAGGTTGAAACTGGTTGTCTCCAATTTAAAATCTAGCAGAGTCTTCTATAATCAGCTTACAGGGGCCTTCAGCTCTTAG
- a CDS encoding type I-A CRISPR-associated protein Csa5 gives MEQTKNLYKHGADDLARLLAVLIANQDSYTHVDKLSNTPSKELALFYIREALRDYNSFLSKKIEDKKIIEEIKKISLKNIEDYLGIFSELSSRELREITSLISAKALAIAARIKEVET, from the coding sequence ATGGAACAAACTAAAAATCTTTATAAACATGGTGCTGATGATTTAGCGCGACTTCTAGCTGTTCTAATAGCCAACCAAGACAGCTACACACATGTAGACAAACTAAGCAACACACCCTCAAAAGAATTAGCTTTATTTTATATTAGAGAAGCCTTAAGAGATTACAACTCATTTCTAAGCAAAAAGATTGAAGACAAAAAAATAATTGAAGAAATCAAAAAAATCTCATTAAAAAACATAGAAGACTATCTGGGGATTTTCTCAGAATTAAGCAGTCGTGAACTACGTGAAATTACATCTCTTATAAGCGCTAAAGCGTTAGCTATCGCAGCTAGAATAAAGGAGGTTGAAACATGA
- the csa3 gene encoding CRISPR-associated CARF protein Csa3 yields MIYVITLGFDEKFALRAIARRGLKDGDRVWVILPQPVDERAERAFNHFYEILSRMFNNLEIRNFKVEPRNLLQSLIQLCEILSLKRDEKYILILSGGFRALILETLLAATLLKLDAEVDVEFEDSSSIISFPLLMNKSIEIVESEKIILEKLKEQPSNLSNLVKATGLNKTTLWRIIKNLANRGYLKQDRNIYSLTDLGLIAVYISNFIRGSR; encoded by the coding sequence ATGATATATGTTATAACTTTAGGTTTTGATGAGAAATTCGCTTTAAGAGCTATTGCCAGAAGAGGTTTAAAAGACGGGGACAGGGTATGGGTGATCCTCCCTCAACCTGTCGATGAACGAGCTGAACGGGCTTTCAATCATTTTTACGAAATATTGAGTAGAATGTTTAATAATCTTGAAATAAGAAATTTTAAAGTTGAACCGAGAAATCTTCTTCAAAGTCTAATTCAATTATGCGAAATTCTCTCACTTAAAAGAGATGAAAAATATATTCTAATTTTAAGTGGGGGTTTCCGAGCGTTAATCTTAGAGACTCTACTAGCCGCCACCTTGTTAAAACTAGACGCGGAAGTTGACGTTGAGTTTGAAGACTCCTCTTCAATTATATCATTCCCCCTACTAATGAATAAGTCTATTGAAATAGTTGAAAGTGAAAAAATCATATTAGAGAAATTAAAGGAGCAGCCCTCTAATCTCTCAAATCTAGTTAAAGCAACCGGCTTAAATAAGACCACTCTATGGAGAATTATTAAAAACCTAGCCAACAGAGGTTATTTAAAACAAGATAGAAACATTTATAGTTTAACTGATCTCGGCTTGATCGCTGTTTACATCTCTAATTTCATCCGCGGATCTAGGTAA
- the cas5a gene encoding type I-A CRISPR-associated protein Cas5a: MTEVEGYIFDVEFTWGFQSKVAGLSKTAPSFYYPPPTTLLGAIAEVLAKENRLGEKKGKDIIVKLSEIISAVGLKPINCVPIKYEDLSKIIAVKNTSGIPYPDPKQLKSSFDAPATGKTLLASLDDRPPAIRFFLVFKKTEILVDENKILITPNVFWRIHRLGSKESIVSVLNVEECLKIDTLTDIRIETQYSFPLLPQIQLLKILEHSWGEEVYINPFNLSEYNPINNYIFSKNVIPYIIPLKKAGSQPAYNIYLNKPAVSYVYNKERVVGYDNC; the protein is encoded by the coding sequence TTGACTGAGGTTGAAGGTTATATTTTCGACGTCGAATTCACATGGGGATTCCAGTCAAAAGTAGCAGGTCTTTCAAAAACAGCACCATCTTTTTACTACCCTCCACCCACAACGCTACTAGGAGCAATCGCCGAGGTATTAGCTAAAGAAAATAGATTAGGGGAAAAAAAAGGTAAAGATATAATTGTTAAACTTTCAGAAATCATCTCAGCAGTTGGATTAAAACCTATTAACTGTGTACCTATAAAATACGAGGATTTAAGTAAAATAATAGCCGTTAAGAATACGAGTGGAATTCCATACCCTGATCCAAAACAATTAAAAAGCTCATTTGACGCCCCTGCTACAGGGAAAACACTACTAGCCAGTTTAGACGACCGCCCACCCGCCATTAGATTCTTTTTAGTTTTTAAGAAAACCGAAATATTGGTTGATGAAAATAAAATTCTAATAACACCTAACGTTTTCTGGAGGATTCACAGACTCGGTTCGAAAGAGAGTATCGTCTCTGTCTTAAACGTTGAAGAATGCTTGAAAATAGACACATTAACGGATATTCGAATAGAAACGCAGTATAGTTTTCCGCTCTTACCTCAAATTCAATTATTGAAAATATTGGAGCATAGTTGGGGAGAGGAAGTATACATCAACCCGTTTAATCTAAGCGAGTATAATCCAATAAATAATTATATTTTTAGCAAAAATGTAATACCATACATTATTCCATTGAAAAAAGCTGGCAGCCAGCCGGCTTATAATATTTATTTAAATAAACCGGCAGTAAGCTACGTTTACAATAAGGAAAGGGTGGTTGGTTATGATAACTGTTAA